The Thunnus albacares chromosome 13, fThuAlb1.1, whole genome shotgun sequence genome segment TTTTTGATTAAGCTTTGCTCTGTGGCCACTGGCACTTGAGAACACTTGTATATGGTTTTATAGACTTTCTCCATCCTGTGAGCAGCCACAATGTGCAACCAGAGGTCCTCACTAAGCTCGCTGGTCTCACAACTGACTAGTAACTGACTAGAGAACTACTGAATCAGCTGTTCTCAATTTACAGTTGATTACAATACTCTAGAAACATGGTAGACATTACCAAGACCATATGAAATGGTATAGAagctttcattttctcaaaaattTGCAACAATTTTAAGGGATATGAATAATTTTGGGCTGAAGTGTAAGTGGTTGAACATGTCCTAAATTATTAGATAAAGTAAATATGGTGAGATAGAAAGGAGGGATCTTTTCACAACTTGGCAACTCAAAAATGATGTGAAGCCGATTTATCCTTGTGGCCTGGAAGTTTTAACACACGTTGCAGAAAGTatttaaagcctctggaaacgtggcttgaaatcataaaaatgcatatattatatcaaagttgagtgtctcattaagcatccacaaaaatctgaatgaaagtaaacattcataactattagaaaactGAGCTCAGAAACAGCTCATTTGGCTGCTCAAAGcatttctcaggactgtgtgggcgtgtccagatcacgtttgattgacagctcactttcagctcatgtaccgttttattttctattcattcactaaaacGTTTTGctgaaatggaataaaatactaaatctatcaaatggaccTTACTTGGTTAGAAAGCTTGACTAATCGACTAACTAGCAAAACAGGTTAGACCACCcaaatctatgtttttatttaactatacctcCTGGAGTATGATGCTAATCGTTTTAGCATTCTCCATTCACatacatgaaacggttagcataGTTTAAACGTTTTGCTATTAACTACTAAATCTACCAAATGGATCCTACTTGGTTGAAAGCTTGAATAATCCACTAACTAACAAATTTGGTTAGACcacctgaaactgtgtttttatttaactatacctcCTGGAATATGATGCTAATCGTTTTAGCATTCTCCATTCACatacatgaaacggttagcattagcttttctaTTAAAAACTTTTGAGCTTATCAATTACCCCAGTGGTCTAGTAGTTATCTTGACTAATcagctaactagcagactagAGTAGACCACAcatctgtttttaattgaaCTATACCTCCCAGACTACGAAActaagtgttttagcatctttcatttaCTTACATGAaacagttagcattagcattgctaTGCTACACTTTTGAGCTACTTATCTACTCTgtgattaatacagatttggaTGGTGAACCCAAGTCTGCTTGTTAGCTTAACACAGTAACTTTCAAACCACATCAGGCTAATTTGAATTCTCATTCtagctaaaagcaaagaaaagtgcaCTGCATTGTTTTCTCATGGGGGGAGACGAGAGTAAGTATTGTGAAGTCAGTTTAACCAGATAGCCACGTCAatcatctttttaaatatgattaGGCAGGTTTTACGTAATAAATTCCCTAGTTTAGCTCTGTCTAACTGCAACCCAGTAACAAGGGAAGGGAGAGACTTTCTAAAGAATTAGGCTACACAGGAAAATTACATAGACTATATTCTCGTAGTTTTTAGGTGTTTACTATATGCACATTAGATCCCAAGTTACATAAATAGCCAATAATGGATTTGCCTTTTCAGGAGCCTTAACCTTTTCTATTAGTGTTTCTTATATTATTAAGTGATATCAGGACAGCTCTTAGAGGAGGTGGCGGCTCTTAAAAGAGCCTTTGTTTTCTGGTCTCAGTGGATCAGGATCAGGTTTAACCTCCGAAGCCGTACAGGGTGCGGCCCTGCCTCTTCAGTGCGTAAACCACGTCCATGGCGGTCACGGTCTTCCTCTTGGCGTGCTCGGTGTAGGTGACGGCATCACGGATCACGTTCTCCAGGAACACCTTCAGCACACCGCGGGTCTCCTCGTAGATCAGACCGGAGATACGCTTGACTCCGCCGCGGCGAGCCAGACGGCGGATGGCGGGTTTGGTGATTCCCTGGATGTTATCACGGAGGACTTTACGGTGACGCTTGGCGCCTCCTTTACCGAGTCCTTTACCTCCCTTGCCTCTTCCACTCATTTTCACTGATCTTCTTTTAATCGAGTTAAAAGTTGAATGTGAATCACGTTCTCAGAGCTTCTGTATATAAAGCGTGTCTGCGGACGTAATAGAGGACAGGCGGCGCGAACTCTGCTGGGCGGAACAAGATTCAGCAGCTCCGCCTACGTAGATTTTTTTCCCAAAGCAGGCTGATCTTGTCCTTTTTGATCGCCTTTcctccattttgtttgtttttctgtgatatTTGGCGCGTTAACACAATACTATATAATACAGATTAATACAAACATAACAGTAAACCTGTAATCTGGGTTATTTTATTAAAGCAGAGCTGCTCATCTGAGCTCAAATATATTCCAGCTGTTTTACTGATTGTAATGTAGATTTACTGTAgtgataaatcaataaataatgaagaaTCAGCAGCAGGAAGGAGGCGTCAGGACAGTCATTACTATTACTCagaacaacagtcaggagccaaatgaacagtgaaatatgtccataagatcccttcataatcactttaatatccagtatgaacgggaggaaaacctctttcactccTGGACTGCTGTTTGAAGACGTCATCCTTTATCTGTTCAAACTGagtcacctgcagctctttagtcccaaacaaacaactaaatGAGCTTCAATGTTGTTAGAAATCCTcctttataaacacacaaacacacttttgacCTTTGGAAAGGTCACACGCTGTTCAGCATCGGGACTCGTGGTCTGATCTGCACAAACAGATTCATTCATGTTAATAAAGCAGCTTCAATTCAAACCAACGATGATTTGACACTATATTATTTCATGGAtgtgttatatttcatttcaccACTATGGAATAACTTCACCAAAACCAAAcaagtaagtaaataaaaaagaaaccacATAATGACAGAAATGAAGACTTGGTACAAACAGCAGGtttaacacttaaaaaaaaaactattaaatatcACATATGGGAGTAAACAAgccaaaatgtgtttgttttttagattCATCAAAGCCAGTTTGTCTTGATGACTGGTTTATACTGGTGGTGATTTCTGAACCAGTTTCATGAAGTCGTCATCTGGATGGTTTTCAATGAACAGACTAAAACCCTCATGTTCACTGTTGTATTGAGTTACAGTTTACTGGTTAAAAAAGGAAATTCTGAGTGAACCAGTATAATATTGGAGGAAACAAaggatataaataaaaatcctgGAGTTGATGTCATACATACTGATGTGtgataataaaatgtatccCATTTATATTTGTAGCTTCACTTTTTCCTTTAGATatacgcacgcacgcacgcacgcacgcacacaaatgAGAACACATTAAAAGGACTACAGCTCTCAGGTGAAGGTGTGGGTGGTCCTGAAAAGGACCTTTGAGTTGATGGTACAGACAGCGGGTTTACTTGGAGCTGGTGTACTTGGTGACGGCCTTGGTGCCCTCAGACACGGCGTGTTTGGCCAGCTCACCGGGCAGCAGCAGGCGGACGGCGGTCTGGATCTCCCTGGAGGTGATGGTGGAGCGCTTGTTGTAGTGAGCAAGACGGGAAGCCTCACCGGCGATACGCTCAAAGATGTCCCCCACAAAGGAGTTCATGATGCCCATGGCCTTGGAGGAGATGCCGGTGTCGGGGTGGACCTGCTTCAGCACCTTGTACACGTAGATGGCGTAGCTCTCCTTGCgggtctttctcttcttcttgccGGTCTTGGAGACGCTCTTAGACACGGCCTTCTTGGAGCCTTTCTTCGGTGCTTTGACTGGATCAGGCATGATGGCGGATGGTTGTTTCTCCTGAGTCGGATAACGTCGGTGAGCAGTGGACGGTTTGTTTATATGCACTTCATGCAAATGAGGCTGTGCTGTTGCTCGCACAGGATTGGCTGATTTCTGGAGAGTGAAACTGGGCACGCGCCACACTGTGGTTACGTTTGGTAACCCTGGATACAGTAAAGACCGACCAGTTAATACacttaatataaaatatcacataaatatacagtatatatggtatatatatatatatatatatatatatatatatatatatatatatatatatatatatatatatatatatatatatatatatatatatatatataagtattaaaagtattttatgaaAAACACTCAAGTTATAAAGCAGGATGAAAGCAGTGGAGgaggaaatattcagatcctctAGTTAAGTAACAATCattaatttatgtaaaaaataatcACTGCTATGAAACTGAATCCCTTAATTTTTCCATTCCATTAATTTATCCATTAACAATGatggtatttttttattaacaggATTTTAAGGtgataattaatgtttttaaagagttaaatgtttcacattttctaagTCACCAGGTCTGCAGTTATATTTAATAAaccattaatgaaaataattaaagtctgcagttataaatgttaataaagtgtTGAATGGATTCTCATCTGGATGCTCTGCAGCGCTCTCTAGTGGCTGAACATCACACGTGTCTTCTTAAACTATTAGAAAAAAGGTGTTTTTCACAACCCAAAAACTATgcttattaattattaataaatgatttattaatcattaatcaatacttataaaccctttataaagggtgcTCCGTCAGAAAATAGAGCTGAAATTACATGAGTGTCTATTCTCAGTGATggaaagtattaaagtaaattTATTAGTATTGTACATGATTTCTATACTTTCTcttctatattttccttttatgcTACAGTTCATTAACGATcagtggtttttattttatgataatgacaaaaaaacacagtaaactcaTTAAAGCTAAAACAACTTTATCTTTATGAGCTAGAACACAAGTTGCAGGAAACATTCAAATCGTTTTACAGTGACAAGttcatgtatgttttgtttatataaGTAGAAAATAATAGTTATCTAGTGTTTAGGAGACTCAGACTGGGATCTGAAGACCACCAGGAGTCCTTGAGACTGTATTAACAAAAACACCTTGTTCTTATATAACAAAACGGGACAACGCTTTGAATGTGACCTTTTACAGTAAAGCTAGTGTGTATAAATAATATCAGGACAGCTCTTAGAGGAGGTGGGCGGCTCTTAAAAGAGCCTTTGTGTTCTGGTCTCAGTGGATCAGGATCAGGTTTAACCTCCGAAGCCGTACAGGGTGCGGCCCTGCCTCTTCAGTGCGTAAACCACGTCCATGGCGGTCACGGTCTTCCTCTTGGCGTGCTCGGTGTAGGTGACGGCATCACGGATCACGTTCTCCAGGAACACCTTCAGCACACCGCGGGTCTCCTCGTAGATCAGACCGGAGATACGCTTGACTCCGCCGCGGCGAGCCAGACGGCGGATGGCGGGTTTGGTGATTCCCTGGATGTTATCACGGAGAACTTTACGGTGACGCTTGGCGCCTCCTTTACCGAGTCCTTTACCTCCCTTGCCTCTTCCACTCATTTTCACTGATCTTCTTTTAAACGAGTTAAAAGTCGAATATGAATCACGTTTTCAGAGCTTCTGTATGTAAAGCGTGTCTGCGGACGTAATAGAAGACAGGCGGCGGTTAGCTGTGAGGCGCCAAACTCAGCAGCTccgcctcctcttcttcttcttcttcttcttctccttcttcgctttgactttttaaataaacttaatgtattttattgaaaCTCTTCTCTTTacctttatgtattttttctgtgcaaaagcttaataattaacaatatcagtaataatacaatcatcatcatcatcagcagcagcagcaataataaatacagagcATAAATTACAATGTTAGCAAGGTGTCtgctttcactttttaaatatactttaagTTTTGCACAGAGAGaaattaatatatacataaaagtaagaaaacagcttcaataaaacataataataacaacacaatcatcaactgattgtttttttctttttttaaatgtgtttaattgaACATGATCTGGAAGTTCAACATGTGCTTTGATGAATAAAATCACAAGAGCCAAACCAGCAGCCATAACTGatcataaaatcaataaatgagacaaaatatcaacaaaagCATAATGACATTGTCACCTTAATAGCTTTATTAATCAGCATTAAACATGTTATAATGGACAATAATCTTTAGACAAACACTTGATagatattttgtttatatatatatgcaataAGAGAAATCAGTACCTTTAACTAAATCTCTTGATCCTTGTGTATGTTGTTTATTCAGCATATTTACATGTTCTAATATTTCACTGTAGATTAAACATGAATGTTCTGACTTTACACCACAattagaaacatgaacagttGAATTATTTATTGACATTATGCAGTTGATTAATAACAAATGTTCAGAAtcattaaaggacgagttcacagtgtttcatgtgtgttaaaccagcagtcaggtgtccatatgaacagtgaaagaggttttcctcgctgtaatcattcctcctgttcacactggatattaaaagatccttcaaatgtgctttcaatggaagtgatggaggccaaaatccacagtgtgtccacacagtcatttaaaagtctgtgtgaagcttatattcagcttcagcagtctgagttagtcatatcaagtggatatctgacacatttacagtctttttagcatcaaattctctctttgtgtttcctcggacagtgtttccctgttgagctgcaggtggaagtatagtaacaaaaagaggaactttggcactaaaaagactgtaacgttgaaagatatctacttgatttgactcatttggacgctgaagcttcatattagcttcagataaacttttaaatacattttttgcacagaaggaggactgtggattttgtcctccatcacttccattgtaaggtcattatgaagggatcttctaatggtcagtatgaacaggaggaatgattacagcaagaaaaacttgtCCTTTAATACGATGAcctttgttgaaatgttaaaaatgttcttttgaCTTCAGGTTTTTACCAGAAGGTGGCGCTCTCACCTTAAACGTCCTGCCAGCTCTGCAGGATGACTTTCAGAAATGTGACAAACAtggtaaatacagtatatttgcttTTCTGTGATCGTACACAGGGACTGAttctgttttacagttttattaataATCTACAATGACCCACAATAaacttcattattattaatagtagcagtagtagttgTACTGATATTGTATATAAATCCTTATAATTGAATATGTCACTTTTGTtagtttaaaataatgtttcaatattattattcaaTAATAGTGTTATTAAAATGGTTGTAAATTATGGTTCATTTGTGTAAATATGAGAGTTTTTTCAAAGCATTTAGCAAAacaaatagagctgcaacaattagttgattaatcaattattcaactgacagataattaatcagcaactattttgataatcaattaattgtttggtttagTCGTTTTTTAAGCAGTGatgccaaatatttttgctgttcagcttctcaaatgtgagaatttcatgattttctttctcatatatgattataaactgaatattgttgGATTTGAAactgttggtcgaacaaaataaaacatgtgaaGACAGAAACTGTAACCGtcatgtttcactattttctgccaatttatagacaaaacaattaatcaattaattgaagAAGTAATTGGCAGATTATTCTATAATGAAACTAATCGTTCGCTGCAGCgctaaataaaacataaaatctaaTTTATCAACATTACATATGAtcataactttttaaaaatcttcagAATAGTGTGAATCACCAATTAATCTGCcaccaaaatatcaaactataaACAGCAAATAAGACAGAACTGACTTCCCTGTTTGGTCATGTGACTCCGCTGTCAAGATGTCATCGATGTGTCTACTGCTGTGTGAATGTAAGCTTTTTAATCCAACTATTTATAATTTTTGGCAAATTCTATATACATAAAATTAAATGGACCAATAGAAACCAACTCTATCTTATTTATAACTGATATTCAGCTCTGTTATGTCTCTCCAGTCAAGctgcaaaatgaaaagcaacaaagaccaaaacaattttaaaaaccTATGAAATTATTGactaatgttacttgattattaatctttttttttcctcctcctgtgtattattttgttttctactgaaTGTAAAAAGTTTCTTGCACAataattttaccattttttttattattatgtcatAATTAAATTCTCTGgcactttatttcctctttttcttcttcatactTGTTTATATGCAACTGCTTTattaatttgactgtttttaataaagttgagaaaggaaaaaaaaagttattttttcaagcaaaaatgcaaaacattcactggttcctGCTTATCAATTATAataatttgatgcttttctttgaaATATGAACATGTTTGGCTGTTTGACTTGTGAATATGTCACCTGGTCTAccttcacatacagtatagtgattcatttttactcatttctgagattttatagttaaaataactaattatgaaatttttaaaaaatcattgcATTAATTGtcactgaaaataataatttgttgttATCTTAATAGcatatttttgaaatgtaattattttgttctttatgTTTTCTGCTGTTAATTATAAATGTTTTGTATCAGCTGATCCTCAATCTgttgcaaataataataaatgtttataataataaaataagctTCAGTGTTATTAAACTCGTCAGTGATCCACATGGCGGCACTGGGTGAcgcttcatcaccatgaacgCAAACCGTCCTGCTGCCGGAAATACAAGAACACCGAACATGGattcatccgctgctgaaagtagtccccaacaaatacaccATTTACTCCTgattgtttgttaaaaactacagtgacacTGTTCCCTTCATATAGATAAATAGATGGAAACACTGTAGCTTTCAAAGTTGAGTTTGCTTACTTTGAATAATGAACTACGGCTCACATCTTAGTTTGCTTTTTCAGTCACTTTCATATCATTTATTCAGCTCGTTCTCTTCGATCTTTAATCTGCGATTACTGCGTTCACTGCACGCGCCAAAGTCCAACTTTCCATGCAGGTGATACATGAATCCTTCCCAGAGAAGAAGTCATATATTatgtgattttctttcattctatAAGGTGATCTTTggcttattaggaggaggcaggttgggtggatggttCGATAAAAAGGAGAGCAATGTTCAAGACCACCAACCGGACATTTTTTATCGTCACACCgtaaaccatgatctttctctaaccctgaccaagtagtttttgtggCTAAACCCAACAAACGGCGTTAAATGACACACGAAAAGGttaaaaaaggtcaaatattgcatgtattttaaaagtgtaAACCCATGTTATTTGTACACCATTGCTGGGTTGCATTTAGTTCAAATCAAACATgtcagagctttcagaaaaactagagcaccaaatgtggattcatccgccactgaaaatagtccccagtacatgcactatttcctcctgtttgtttgattaaaaCTACAGTGAGCAGCTACTGGGGCTTtttaatgaaactatatatttgtgagctgttttaaAGCTCTTCATCTGGAACCGTTCGGCTTTGGACTGAGAGTCACAGACAGACTATTGAGAGACAAACTAATATCAGGATCAATTACACATATTTTAGGGTCCAATACCCACATTTGCAATCTTGAGCACAAAACTGCATGTTAGTAGGAAAGTGTATCCCAACACACAGGACACTTGTCCTTACACAGCATCAAAGTGGCTTCAAAGCTCAGTGTATCCCATAATTCACTGAAGTCTATTGTGTAACAGCAGTCCAGTCGTTGGCAGTAGTGCGTCTATAAGCTGTTTAATCAATAGACATGAAGAAGTttccctccagtcaaaaatatgtttttcttcttgttccttcagctgtatgtttgagcttcactgtgcagagtttgacactgaaaggcagtttttacatttatctgcCGTAAGAGGAAAGTTTTTCT includes the following:
- the LOC122995667 gene encoding histone H4; the protein is MSGRGKGGKGLGKGGAKRHRKVLRDNIQGITKPAIRRLARRGGVKRISGLIYEETRGVLKVFLENVIRDAVTYTEHAKRKTVTAMDVVYALKRQGRTLYGFGG
- the LOC122995955 gene encoding histone H2B 1/2-like, yielding MPDPVKAPKKGSKKAVSKSVSKTGKKKRKTRKESYAIYVYKVLKQVHPDTGISSKAMGIMNSFVGDIFERIAGEASRLAHYNKRSTITSREIQTAVRLLLPGELAKHAVSEGTKAVTKYTSSK
- the LOC122995956 gene encoding histone H4 — encoded protein: MSGRGKGGKGLGKGGAKRHRKVLRDNIQGITKPAIRRLARRGGVKRISGLIYEETRGVLKVFLENVIRDAVTYTEHAKRKTVTAMDVVYALKRQGRTLYGFGG